In Juglans microcarpa x Juglans regia isolate MS1-56 chromosome 4S, Jm3101_v1.0, whole genome shotgun sequence, a single window of DNA contains:
- the LOC121263836 gene encoding rust resistance kinase Lr10-like — MPIRYSFSEIKKMTKGFKERLGEGGFGTVFKGTLRSGRLVAVKMLSQSNTNGQDFINEVATIGRIHHVNIVQLIGFCVHGSKRALIYEFMPNGSLNKHIFSSEASILNYEKTYDIALGVARGIEYLHQGCDMQILHFDIKPHNILLDENLKPKVSDFGLAKLYPVEDSIVPLTRARGTFGYMAPEMVYKNIGGVSYKADVYSFGMLLMEMVSRRKNLNASAEHLSQIYFPTWIYDQFHDGKNIEIQDATEDERKICKKMMIVALWCIQLKPSDRPSMNKVVKMLEGDVECLQVPLKPLQPSLKREIKGDRDNSNQASSSVQSDE, encoded by the coding sequence ATGCCAATAAGGTATTCTTTCtcagaaattaagaaaatgaccaAAGGTTTTAAGGAAAGATTGGGTGAAGGAGGATTTGGCACAGTATTTAAAGGAACACTTCGAAGTGGACGTCTTGTAGCAGTAAAGATGTTAAGCCAATCCAACACAAATGGGCAAGATTTTATCAATGAAGTAGCAACTATTGGAAGGATCCATCATGTGAATATAGTGCAACTCATTGGTTTTTGTGTTCATGGTTCAAAGCGTGCCCTTATATATGAGTTCATGCCCAACGGATCTCtaaacaaacacattttttcATCGGAGGCAAGTATCCTCAACTACGAGAAAACATATGATATTGCTTTAGGAGTGGCTCGCGGGATTGAGTATTTACATCAAGGATGTGACatgcaaattttacatttcGACATTAAGCCTCACAACATTCTTCTTGATGAGAATTTGAAACCTAAAGTTTCGGATTTTGGCTTAGCGAAATTGTACCCAGTGGAAGATAGTATCGTTCCTTTGACTCGTGCAAGAGGAACGTTTGGATACATGGCTCCTGAAATGGTTTACAAAAATATTGGAGGTGTTTCATACAAAGCTGATGTCTATAGCTTTGGAATGTTGTTGATGGAAATGGTGAGCAGAAGAAAGAACTTGAATGCATCTGCAGAACATTTAAGCCAAATTTACTTCCCCACTTGGATATATGATCAATTCCATGATGGAAAGAATATAGAAATACAAGATGCTACTGaagatgaaaggaaaatatGTAAGAAGATGATGATAGTCGCATTATGGTGCATACAATTGAAGCCTAGCGATCGTCCATCAATGAACAAAGTCGTCAAAATGCTTGAAGGAGATGTTGAATGCTTACAAGTTCCTCTCAAGCCTCTCCAACCATCactaaagagagagataaagggTGATAGAGATAATTCAAATCAAGCTTCATCGTCAGTTCAATCAGATGAATaa